A portion of the Krasilnikovia cinnamomea genome contains these proteins:
- a CDS encoding STAS domain-containing protein yields MGTRVLVRLHGELSAANAVRVRAELLKFAVDRPDALVVDVTELVVRDPRAASVFRAVAWQAATWPGTPLLICTPDAETARRLTHGCRRLLPVFASPEQALTARPPRRVTVLHDTLLPVSGAARRARELATAACARWQLPALVGPACLIADELATNALIHARTMADIRFAVGSHHLMISVRDGSAARPLVAREQPPGSVAGLGLLLVDATADRWGCLPVDGGKVVWACLRTRTLPPG; encoded by the coding sequence ATGGGCACCAGGGTCCTGGTGCGCCTGCACGGCGAGCTGTCCGCGGCGAACGCCGTGCGGGTGCGGGCCGAGCTGTTGAAGTTCGCTGTGGACCGGCCGGACGCGCTGGTGGTCGACGTGACCGAGCTGGTCGTGCGCGATCCGCGCGCGGCGTCGGTGTTCCGGGCGGTGGCCTGGCAGGCCGCGACGTGGCCGGGCACACCCCTGCTGATCTGCACCCCGGACGCGGAGACGGCGCGGCGGCTCACCCATGGCTGCCGCCGCCTCCTGCCGGTCTTCGCCTCCCCCGAGCAGGCCCTGACCGCCCGGCCCCCACGCCGGGTGACCGTGCTGCACGACACGCTGCTGCCGGTGAGCGGTGCCGCCCGACGCGCCCGCGAGCTGGCCACCGCGGCGTGTGCCCGCTGGCAGTTGCCCGCCCTGGTCGGCCCGGCCTGCCTGATCGCGGACGAGCTGGCGACCAACGCGTTGATCCATGCCCGCACGATGGCCGACATCCGCTTCGCGGTGGGTTCGCACCACCTGATGATCAGTGTGCGCGACGGTTCTGCCGCGCGCCCCTTGGTGGCGCGCGAGCAACCGCCGGGTTCCGTTGCCGGTCTGGGGCTGCTGCTGGTCGACGCGACCGCGGACCGGTGGGGCTGCCTGCCCGTCGACGGAGGCAAGGTCGTCTGGGCATGCCTGCGCACCCGGACCCTGCCCCCGGGCTGA
- a CDS encoding carbonic anhydrase family protein yields the protein MHRQSLTRFGRAVLIAWSAVLTVLALAATVPRPAAPVPVGAARAQAAGAPAWNHDPARPEGPPHWSTLTPDWEACGGAGDQSPVALGHGSRTPLPMLRIDYPRVPLVVENTGHVVEAPQPADLPGTLRSGPDTYRLVQWHVHAPSEHVLRGHRYDLEIHLVHRDNQGATLVLAVLADTPRSGRAHGGAAELLRRTLRAAPGEAGEEADTGTTASAVTLLPRDVRRGGYSSARVSDYLTYGGSLTTPPCTTGVRWVVLPTAVQVGDRTVEQLHDLVAHFPGYAGYPDNNRPLQPLGSRTVLRSDG from the coding sequence GTGCACCGACAATCACTCACGCGGTTCGGCCGCGCCGTACTGATCGCCTGGTCCGCGGTCCTGACCGTGCTGGCGCTCGCGGCGACTGTCCCGCGGCCCGCCGCGCCGGTCCCGGTCGGCGCGGCCCGCGCCCAGGCGGCCGGCGCCCCGGCCTGGAACCACGACCCGGCCCGGCCCGAGGGCCCGCCGCACTGGTCCACATTGACTCCCGACTGGGAGGCGTGCGGCGGCGCGGGCGACCAGTCGCCGGTCGCGCTCGGCCACGGCAGCCGCACGCCGCTGCCCATGCTGCGGATCGACTACCCCCGGGTGCCGCTCGTGGTCGAGAACACCGGCCACGTGGTCGAGGCGCCGCAGCCGGCGGACCTGCCCGGCACCCTGCGCTCCGGCCCGGACACCTACCGCCTGGTGCAGTGGCACGTGCACGCCCCCAGTGAGCACGTGCTGCGCGGCCACCGGTACGACCTGGAGATCCACCTGGTGCACCGGGACAACCAGGGGGCGACGCTCGTGCTGGCCGTGCTCGCGGACACGCCCCGATCGGGACGGGCGCACGGCGGCGCCGCCGAGCTCCTGCGCCGCACCCTGCGCGCGGCGCCCGGCGAGGCGGGCGAGGAGGCCGACACCGGGACCACGGCGAGCGCCGTCACCCTGCTGCCCCGCGACGTCCGGCGCGGCGGCTACTCGAGCGCCCGGGTGAGCGACTACCTCACGTACGGGGGGTCGTTGACCACACCGCCGTGCACGACGGGCGTGCGCTGGGTGGTCCTGCCCACCGCGGTCCAGGTCGGTGACCGTACCGTCGAGCAACTGCACGACCTGGTGGCCCACTTCCCCGGCTACGCCGGCTACCCGGACAACAACCGCCCGCTCCAGCCGCTGGGCAGCCGTACGGTGCTCCGCAGCGACGGCTGA
- a CDS encoding glycoside hydrolase family 26 protein produces MSRKVRKAVTLLGAMLAGTTAVIGAAGAAHAAPAKAGKTTKPTAQRCVTDAKLVPSCGVLWGAAAGGFTSAPRDAELKKWEQLSGRTASIFHTYHKGDEVFPTKSEIAMTSDPAKPRVLLVNWKVAYGSTWAKVAKGEQDARIDKFAQRVKSTYGDKKFFLVLNHEPENDVIARKGSGMEAKDFKAMYRHTIARLEAQGVDNAINVMAYMGNEKWMAQSWWNDLYPGDDVVDWIGLDSYVSAEKGYYHYGQFADLLDRKAKGGKGQGGLGWYDWAVKNHPSKPIMIAEWGVYHRIGQPVDKTAGYNSVLPELAKRPGIKAIVYFDTKHDDEGNRDISIDSTKKNLAAFRTLAANPIFNVKIA; encoded by the coding sequence TTGAGCCGCAAGGTTCGCAAGGCCGTCACCCTGCTCGGCGCGATGCTGGCCGGCACCACCGCCGTGATCGGCGCCGCCGGAGCCGCGCACGCCGCCCCGGCGAAGGCGGGTAAGACGACCAAGCCCACCGCGCAGCGCTGCGTCACCGACGCCAAGCTCGTCCCCTCGTGTGGGGTGCTGTGGGGCGCCGCCGCGGGTGGGTTCACCAGCGCGCCGCGTGATGCGGAGCTGAAGAAGTGGGAGCAGCTGTCCGGTCGTACCGCGTCGATCTTCCACACCTACCACAAGGGTGACGAGGTCTTCCCGACCAAGAGCGAGATCGCCATGACCTCGGATCCGGCCAAGCCGCGGGTGCTGCTGGTCAACTGGAAGGTCGCCTACGGCTCCACCTGGGCCAAGGTCGCCAAGGGCGAGCAGGACGCCCGGATCGACAAGTTCGCCCAGCGGGTGAAGAGCACCTACGGCGACAAGAAGTTCTTCCTGGTGCTCAACCACGAGCCGGAGAACGACGTCATCGCCCGCAAGGGTTCCGGGATGGAGGCCAAGGACTTCAAGGCCATGTACCGGCACACCATCGCGCGCCTGGAAGCGCAGGGTGTGGACAACGCGATCAACGTGATGGCCTACATGGGTAACGAGAAGTGGATGGCGCAGTCCTGGTGGAACGACCTGTACCCCGGCGACGACGTGGTGGACTGGATCGGCCTGGACTCGTACGTGTCCGCGGAGAAGGGCTACTACCACTACGGCCAGTTCGCCGACCTGCTCGACCGTAAGGCCAAGGGCGGTAAGGGTCAGGGTGGTCTGGGCTGGTACGACTGGGCGGTCAAGAACCACCCGTCGAAGCCGATCATGATCGCGGAGTGGGGTGTGTACCACCGCATCGGCCAGCCGGTCGACAAGACCGCCGGCTACAACAGCGTGTTGCCGGAGCTGGCCAAGCGGCCCGGGATCAAGGCGATCGTGTACTTCGACACCAAGCACGACGACGAGGGCAACCGCGACATCAGCATCGACTCCACCAAGAAGAACCTGGCCGCGTTCCGGACGCTGGCCGCGAACCCCATCTTCAACGTGAAGATCGCCTGA
- a CDS encoding DUF4396 domain-containing protein — protein sequence MDHSGHVQHATAAPAAGSVASSAGHTGHQHHNQEQPGRAKVTWGMAASATLHCLTGCAIGEVLGMVIGTAAGLHNAATVVLSITLAFLFGYGLTMRGVLRAGVSFGAALKIALAADTVSIAVMELLDNAVIVAVPGAMDAGLTSALFWGSLAFALVVAFLLTTPVNRWMISRGKGHAVVHRYHHAH from the coding sequence ATGGATCACAGCGGTCACGTCCAGCACGCCACGGCGGCTCCCGCCGCGGGTTCCGTCGCGTCTTCGGCCGGGCACACCGGCCACCAGCACCACAACCAGGAGCAGCCGGGCCGGGCGAAGGTCACCTGGGGAATGGCGGCGTCGGCCACGCTGCACTGCCTGACCGGCTGTGCGATCGGCGAGGTGCTGGGCATGGTGATCGGCACCGCCGCCGGTCTGCACAACGCCGCCACCGTGGTGCTCTCGATCACGCTGGCGTTCCTGTTCGGCTACGGGCTGACCATGCGCGGGGTGCTCCGCGCCGGGGTCAGCTTCGGCGCCGCGCTGAAGATCGCGCTGGCGGCGGACACCGTGTCGATCGCGGTGATGGAACTACTCGACAACGCGGTCATCGTCGCGGTGCCCGGCGCGATGGACGCCGGGCTGACCAGCGCCCTGTTCTGGGGATCGCTGGCGTTCGCACTGGTGGTGGCGTTCCTGCTGACCACCCCGGTGAACCGGTGGATGATCTCCCGCGGCAAGGGCCACGCGGTGGTGCACCGGTACCACCACGCCCACTGA
- a CDS encoding DUF305 domain-containing protein, translating into MLRRALIAGAALTITVVLAGCGGDHASSPGSGMGHGMGATTASASPGAVFNTADVTFAHMMIPHHQQAIEMAELAPTRAASSEVKALAEKIKAAQQPEIDLMNGWLVSWGQPTPMPGMSGGMAMPGISHGPMAGMMSQQDMKALEAASGAAFDKQFLTMMIGHHQGAITMAQQEQAQGSNPDAKALAAKIVTDQQAEIATMQDLLKNM; encoded by the coding sequence GTGCTGCGCCGTGCGCTGATCGCCGGTGCAGCTTTGACCATCACGGTCGTGCTGGCTGGTTGCGGCGGCGACCACGCGTCGTCGCCGGGGTCCGGGATGGGGCACGGTATGGGCGCCACCACGGCGTCCGCGTCGCCGGGCGCGGTGTTCAACACCGCGGACGTGACGTTCGCCCACATGATGATCCCGCACCACCAGCAGGCCATCGAGATGGCCGAGCTGGCGCCGACCCGGGCGGCCAGCAGCGAGGTCAAGGCACTCGCGGAGAAGATCAAGGCGGCGCAGCAGCCGGAGATCGATCTCATGAACGGGTGGCTGGTCTCGTGGGGTCAGCCGACTCCGATGCCGGGCATGAGCGGCGGCATGGCCATGCCGGGGATCAGTCACGGCCCCATGGCCGGGATGATGTCCCAGCAGGATATGAAGGCGTTGGAAGCGGCTTCCGGGGCCGCGTTCGACAAGCAGTTCCTGACCATGATGATCGGCCACCATCAGGGCGCGATCACGATGGCGCAGCAGGAGCAGGCGCAGGGATCCAACCCCGACGCCAAGGCGCTGGCGGCGAAGATCGTCACTGATCAGCAGGCCGAGATCGCCACGATGCAGGACCTGCTGAAGAACATGTGA
- a CDS encoding DUF6153 family protein gives MGAGRSAVTGRLARWMLLACTLFGLAAMHTLGHAGLHMEAHTDHRPAGPVVTVAAVTAAGPAVMEVSASVVDGCPGCPHGADPSGSGHGDGGMSGWDVCLAVLTGFAALGLLAGLLLARSRPDRAPSGTPRTPPRVPRGPPLRLGLVLAAGSVLRV, from the coding sequence GTGGGAGCAGGCCGGAGTGCGGTCACCGGGCGGTTGGCGCGGTGGATGTTGCTGGCGTGCACGCTGTTCGGCCTGGCCGCGATGCACACGTTGGGTCACGCCGGTCTGCACATGGAGGCCCACACCGACCACCGGCCGGCCGGGCCAGTGGTCACCGTCGCAGCGGTGACCGCTGCCGGGCCGGCGGTGATGGAGGTGTCCGCCAGCGTGGTGGACGGCTGCCCCGGGTGCCCACACGGGGCCGACCCGTCCGGGTCCGGCCACGGTGACGGCGGCATGTCCGGGTGGGATGTGTGCCTGGCCGTGCTGACCGGGTTCGCCGCGCTCGGACTGCTGGCGGGGCTGCTGCTGGCGCGATCCCGCCCGGATCGTGCGCCGTCGGGTACGCCGCGGACGCCGCCGCGGGTGCCCCGGGGTCCGCCGCTGCGTCTGGGGTTGGTTCTTGCCGCGGGATCGGTGCTGCGCGTATAG